Sequence from the Epinephelus moara isolate mb chromosome 19, YSFRI_EMoa_1.0, whole genome shotgun sequence genome:
ttgacgacatactatactatgttttcatcacatttttgacaaaatactatactatactatactatgacgtttttcatgatttttgacgacatactatagtatgacgttttttatcacatttttgacgacgtgctatactatgacgtttttatgatttttgacgatatactatactatgaggtttttCCTCACAATCTTGATGTCATTCTATGCTACGATGTTTTTTATCACAAATTTCACGAAATGGTAGCAGTTACCATGATGATGTTACAATGTATTTAGCAAACTATAAATAAGAGAggccaaaacatgaaaaagtaaGAAATTTATTAAAGAACAGGTTcagatgaaaataaatgcagtaaaCACAAGAatgaaattgtaaaaaaaaaatttaaaaaaattgtgtttttggctATTGATCATGCTTTCTGTCTTGAAAGATTACCCTGAGTTTTGTTGCACAGTTTTTACTTAAATGATGTTTCAGACTCTATGGAGGTAGAGTCGTCACAAGCCAAACACTTTGTTTGTTGTGAAGTTGTCACTTGAAAATAGGAAAGCCCCTGTCACATTCCTCTGTGATACGACGAGCCAGACAACTGCACTTCTTCTGGTCTCGACCAGAGAGCAGGTTCTGAGTTGGGATGAAGAAGTTGTAGAGTACACCTTTTTCCAGATGGCCTACAAAGTCTTTCAGGAGCAGCTGAAAACAGTGGCTCAGACTTGAGGCACTCCAGTCTCTGTCTTTAGTTCTAGAGCAGCAGGCGTGTAGGAGCGTGGTCTTGGCGTGGTAGGAGCAGAACTTGTCAAATGAAGAGTCCTCTTCCTTCAGGAGACTGAGAAGGTGCTTTAGGAGCTTCAGACAGTCCTTCCTGTATGTGAAGAGAAAGGTACAGACATATCAATTCTCAGTACTTTAACCTCTTTTTTCTGTGTGATGGACATGGTGTGACTTGAgtaaaagaaatgtgtaatcTTATATTTTAACTTAAGGAATATGTTTTAAAATCTTAACCTGCAGCAGCGTTCTCCGCCTTTCTCACAGCATGTCTTCTCCGATCCGTGATTCTTCATTATGGCCTTCTCAACATGAGAGAATGAAACCCGCCAAATATCTGCAAGTCAGTAGAGAACAAAATCCTCAATGGGTAGAGAAACTTGAAGCTTCCCTTTTTTTCTAGTCTTTATGCATTAAACAGTTAATGTGAAAATCCCAAAACAGCATGTACATAACATGAAGAGTTAGACAGAGTTCGACTTACCCTTGGCAAGGACCCCGTCGATTTCCGCTGTGCCTCTGCCTTCATATTTTGGGACAAGATAATACGGCATTCGCTTGTATTCCTGCTTCACTTTAGTCCCCAGCCAGCTGTCTACTTTGATGCCTTCTTTGGTGAATGGTGGCCAGCTCGATTTGACCATGATACTGAGCACAACATCCAGTGAAATGGTGATTGATTGTACTGTTGTGATCAGGGTCACTGCAGGGCagcctttcttcttttttgtcacCTCCCATTCTGAAAGAATTAACAGGAAACACAATCCAAATGTTGTCTGTATCTTACAGTATCAGATTTTTGTATTCCCAACCCAACAATTAAAACCCAAAAGTGCTACTTTTGCTGCTCACCTTCAAATTGCTTGACACATTTCTTCACTTCGTCCCTGAACTCCTTGAGCATTTCACTGGCGGATAAAGTGCCAGTTTCCCCAAACTTTTTCAGAGGGCTGTTGCCACGTTTTAATTCCACACTGTAAAAGGCTCCATCCTCTCCGAAAGGACTAATGTTCACTCGGTCAACAGGAATGGGTAGCATGACATCAAATTCATCTGGATTAGAAATCTGTGTGCACAAAAACATCAGTGTAATACACCACAAAGTATATGATTACATACTGACTGTACCAAATGTGAGTacatttctcctgcacattATATTTAGATCTCGCCCTTTCAACAAGAGATGATGGaactcagtgtgtgtttgagggaaCTCGGACTGAAGTGACTTACCTTCAGATTTTCATAGTAACTTCCAGTATGTAGTGGCGCTTCAACCTCTTTGAAACATTGCGTTTTCTCTTTCAAATGCACAACTAtagcttttattattttattgatgACTTCTGCTGCACCTGATCTGTCGTCccttttaatctttaaatcttcCAGAGTTGTGTAGAGGATGGAGTCCATTGAAGCTTTGTCTTCACACCAGCCTGCCTTCTTGGTGTCCTGAGGTGTGCCGGGCTGCATCTTTGTTGTCTCCATTGAGATTTTTTCTAGTGATTTGGCTTTGCCAGCACAGGTTTTTGCCTTCACAGCCTTTGTGGTATCCTTTGGTGCCTCTGGCTTCACCTCCAACTCCTCTGAGAGTTGTTCTGGTGATTTGGCCTTCACGCcacatttttttgcttttgtggtCTTTGGAGAATCCTTTGTAGTGTCCTTTGGTGTCGGCTTCGTTTTCGTTATCCTCTCTGCAGACTGTTCTGTTGTTTTGGCCCTGCCAgcacagggtttggctttaacGCCTTGTGCAGGAGCCTTTGTGGTTTCTGTAGGTGTCCTTTGCTGCTCCTCTGTTAAATGATTTTTGGTCTTGTCTATTTGAGTCCTTTGAAGAGTCGGCTTCTCCTCAGTGTGGGTTGTCTTTTTCTGTGCCTTTGGTTTCTGTACCGCTGTGGTGCCATTCCGCTTCCCTGGACATCTGGGCAGAGAttcttgtttcatttcctctggTTTAGTTTTACACTTGGCACACGTAGTGTCAGGTCTCGCTGCCTTGCGTGGTCTCCCTCTACCAGTCATGTTGGTGCTATGAGAGGAATGAAACTGCTCTGTCAGGGTTACACTCAGAGAGTTTCCGGCAAGTGTGGGAGAACACGCCCCTTAACACGCCTCAGTTTGTTTGGAAGTCAGAATCCTTTATCAGTGGCTCCATCTTGTGGACACAAGTGTGTATTCTACAAATGCTATGACTTTTGTCAGAACTGTCTTATGGAATGGGAAAGTTCAAGGCATCTGTGATCACTTCTTTGTGGTATACTCAGAAAGAAATTACAAAAGACCACAGCTCAACATTTTGGTTGAAACAGGTTTAATGTTGCAAAGAGGCTCATGCCATCTTACAGTAAGGTGCAGTAGCTTATGCCAATTTAAGCTTTTCCAGTGCAAGTGCAAAGTTAGCAAAACGCCAATCAAAGTGCTTCAAGAATCATCAGGTGGTCTACTCAGAGTCCCCTCAGGAAGGACAAATTTGGACCTTTTGTTTCAAGTGCTTTTTAAAGCTCAAACACAACAAATCACTAAGTTTAACTAATCTACTACTCGGAAGAACATAGTTTTAACATCTTGCCACAGGCTCCTACAGAGCACCATGTAGTTGCAAACAAACActaaaagcaagacaacatGTACCATGTAAAGAGACCAGTGTCTGCACTCCAGAGAGCTAGAGCGGTGATACATTTTAGTACCTCTAATTGTTCAATGTCTTAATATCAATATCACAGAAAAGTATTGCCATGAACCAAATCAACAGTGCACATTTAAAACTATCTGTTTGATATTACACTGTACGTAATGGTAATCTAACCACTGAAATGGAGTCAGGAGTGCCGCCTCAAGGAtttaaaatctaaatgtttttctttccttcgaATGCTTTTGCGATGCATTGTGATGATTAACCAGTCTTTGATTATTACGTTGAAGCAGCCAATTGTAGGATGGAGTTGGATGACCGATGTCCTGCCCTGGGAGACCTTGGGGTCGGCAGAGTAGCACAACATTCATTTGTTCCTCTGGGCCTTCTGGGCGGACTTGGTAACTTTACCGGTGGTGGAGACCTTCTTCTCCACGCCCTTAATCACGCCAACAGCCACAGTCTGACGCATGTCGCGCACCGCAAAACGACCTGCAAGGTGAAGAGGAGTAGAGGTAGAGTCACAAAGCCTTTGATGGGTGGAAAACGTGTTGGGAAAATCAAAAAGATCTACAGTTGAACTTACCAAGTGGAGGGTACTCAGAGAAGCTCTCCACGCACATTGGCTTGCCAGGAATCATATCCACAATGGCAGCGTCTCCAGACTTGAGGGATTTGGGGTTGTCCTCCAGCTTCTTGCCAGAGCGGCGATCGATCTTCTCCTTGAGCTCCGCAAACTTGCAGGCGATGTGAGCGGTGTGACAGTCAAGGACAGGGGCATAACCAGCACTGATCTGGCCTGGGTGATTCAGGATGATCACCTACAAAGCAAAGAGACAACATGAATGATTATTGCCTTCAGGTCAAATAAGTTCACTGCAAAGACTCTGGCGTTGGCTTTTTGTGCAGCGATCGTTGCTGAGTGTGTTGTGTGGCAGAAATTTTAACAAACTTGCAGTGTGATGATTCAAACTCAAAATAGATTTTATAACACATATTCCTCAAGACTATAAATAGTTCTCAGTTACGAAAGAGCGGATTTAAGCATGCTCTTGTTTCATTTCTAGAAATAGATCTTTTGCAATGTCTACCTGAGCAGTGAAGTTGGCAGCTTCCTGCGGTGGATCGTTCTTGCTATCTCCTGCAACGTTGCCACGACGAATGTCCTTGACAGACACATTCTTGACATTGAAGCCCACGTTGTCGCCAGGGAGGGCCTCAGTCAGCGCCTCATGGTGCATCTCCACAGACTTCACCTCAGTCGTCACATTGACGGGGGCAAAGGTCACCACCATGCCAGGCTTCAGTATGCCTGTCTCCACGCGGCCTACAGGCACTGTTCCAATACCTGAGAGGAAGTTCAGCATAGAGAATGTCAATGAAGTGAACATTAACCTACAGACCTACAGAGTCTTTCATACAGTAATACTATCAGTGCGCTACTTGCCTCCTATCTTGTAGACATCCTGCAGGGGAAGACGTAGAGGTTTGTCTGTTGGACGGGTGGGGGGCTGGATGGCATCCAGAGCCTCTAGTAGTGTGGTCCCTGATGCATTGCCGTCTTTCCTGTTGATCTTCCACCCCTTAAACCATGTCATCTAGAGACAAGAAGAAAATGTACCATCATACATGAGATTTCAAGCTAATGATCATAGCTGACCATGCTAGACtatgtgtgaaataaaaaaggaCATAACTATATATACACTTGAGTCAGAGGTTAAACACATAAGCCAAAAATAACACCCAGGGGTTCTGCTGCTTCAGCCGAATAATGACCAGTAGCTTCTTGTGACTAATGCTAGCAAACCTAAGCTAGATATTTCTGTGTAACTGACATACCGAGTCAGTTTTCTGATTATATGGCTCCTCTTTAGTGGTCTGATTATCTGAGTTCGACCGACAGCAACAGGTTTCCCATCCCTGGCACCAGCCAAACAAATTAGTATTCAAATTCAAGGCTGCATACGTCCATTTAAATCTAGCAGCATTTGCATCACTATTCTATGCCTTGTACTCACGTTGGGGCTGGGCTCAAGCATGTTGTCTCCATTCCAGCCTGAAATGGGCACAAAGGCAACGGTGTCGGGATTGTAGCCGATCTTCTTGATGTAGGTGCTCACTTCCTTCACAATTTCCTCGTAACGCTTCTGGCTGTAGTTGGGCTCAGTGGAGTCCATCTTGTTGATGCCCACAATGAGCTGTTTTACTCCCAGAGTGTAGGCCAGGAGGGCGTGCTCACGGGTCTGTCCGTTCTTGGAAATGCCTGCCTCGAACTCTCCCACACCGGCCGCCACAATCAGCACAGCACAGTCTGCCTGAGGACGCAGAGGATAAAACGTCATTAGTACTGTCGGTGCAGCTTTGACTGTTGCACTTACTAATTTAGGATTTGAAGGTTACTGTATAATTGTAGTAGAATGAGGCAAGATGAGCCATGTCCTATGCGGAAGTTAGGATAAAACATTCTTTGATATCAGTTCTGAGGAGGTATATTTAGCTGTAATCAACTTGAAATGCAACAATATGAATACTGTTCAACAGGAACCTGGTGAATGAGCTAAGTGTTGCCTATTGGATGCTCTTAATTATGACTTTTGTGGCTACTTGTTCAAAGGAACCTCCAACTATGGTACACAGCATGTGATGATATACAGACTGGCTGAGCATCTTCGTGTTACAGACCTGGGAGGTCCCTGTGATCATGTTCTTGATGAAGTCCCTATGACCTGGGGCATCGATGATGGTCACGTAGTACTTGCTGGTTTCAAACTTCCACAGCGAGATGTCGATGGTGATGCCACGCTCCCTCTCTGCCTTCAGCTTGTCCAGCACCCAGGCGTACTTGAACGACCCCTTCCCCATCTGCGAAATAAGTAACAGGTAGTGATGTGCTTATAGTGAGTATGGCTTTTATCTTGATTGATTTAAGGAGGCCTGTATCTCCTCACCTCAGCTGCTTCTTTCTCAAACTTCTCGATGGTCCTCTTGTCGATGCCCCCGCACTTGTAGATGAGGTGGCCTGTGGTGGTGGACTTGCCAGAGTCCACATGGCCGATCACGACGATGTTGATGTGGAGTTTCTCCTTTCCCATGGTGACCGGAG
This genomic interval carries:
- the cgasa gene encoding cyclic GMP-AMP synthase, yielding MTGRGRPRKAARPDTTCAKCKTKPEEMKQESLPRCPGKRNGTTAVQKPKAQKKTTHTEEKPTLQRTQIDKTKNHLTEEQQRTPTETTKAPAQGVKAKPCAGRAKTTEQSAERITKTKPTPKDTTKDSPKTTKAKKCGVKAKSPEQLSEELEVKPEAPKDTTKAVKAKTCAGKAKSLEKISMETTKMQPGTPQDTKKAGWCEDKASMDSILYTTLEDLKIKRDDRSGAAEVINKIIKAIVVHLKEKTQCFKEVEAPLHTGSYYENLKISNPDEFDVMLPIPVDRVNISPFGEDGAFYSVELKRGNSPLKKFGETGTLSASEMLKEFRDEVKKCVKQFEEWEVTKKKKGCPAVTLITTVQSITISLDVVLSIMVKSSWPPFTKEGIKVDSWLGTKVKQEYKRMPYYLVPKYEGRGTAEIDGVLAKDIWRVSFSHVEKAIMKNHGSEKTCCEKGGERCCRKDCLKLLKHLLSLLKEEDSSFDKFCSYHAKTTLLHACCSRTKDRDWSASSLSHCFQLLLKDFVGHLEKGVLYNFFIPTQNLLSGRDQKKCSCLARRITEECDRGFPIFK
- the eef1a1a gene encoding elongation factor 1-alpha 1a produces the protein MGKEKLHINIVVIGHVDSGKSTTTGHLIYKCGGIDKRTIEKFEKEAAEMGKGSFKYAWVLDKLKAERERGITIDISLWKFETSKYYVTIIDAPGHRDFIKNMITGTSQADCAVLIVAAGVGEFEAGISKNGQTREHALLAYTLGVKQLIVGINKMDSTEPNYSQKRYEEIVKEVSTYIKKIGYNPDTVAFVPISGWNGDNMLEPSPNMTWFKGWKINRKDGNASGTTLLEALDAIQPPTRPTDKPLRLPLQDVYKIGGIGTVPVGRVETGILKPGMVVTFAPVNVTTEVKSVEMHHEALTEALPGDNVGFNVKNVSVKDIRRGNVAGDSKNDPPQEAANFTAQVIILNHPGQISAGYAPVLDCHTAHIACKFAELKEKIDRRSGKKLEDNPKSLKSGDAAIVDMIPGKPMCVESFSEYPPLGRFAVRDMRQTVAVGVIKGVEKKVSTTGKVTKSAQKAQRNK